The candidate division WOR-3 bacterium genome has a window encoding:
- a CDS encoding TIGR03087 family PEP-CTERM/XrtA system glycosyltransferase, whose translation MNILFLTSRFPFPPIGGDKLRFFYILKYLSRNHKVSILCFTDKKLSSELTSAYKDYFYEINVVFLPKIKSYINCIVGLFKGVPLQISYYKSKKMENLVQEKLTNGKFDIIFVHLIRMAEYVKKSNIYKILDMTDAQSLNYTRAMQYTQGKWSIIHRFEKDLVLNYEKNIWRYFDKTFVVSPIDRDYLKSLDENINVEVLPNGVDVQKYSFCLNDHQNKKICFIGNMRTFPNTDAAVWFCKEIFPIIKKEIPQVKLYIVGTEPSRRVRALAKIKDVYVTGEVPNVNEYVWNSEVSVAPIRVGAGIQNKILESMALGTPVVTTSIGLEGIEAEPNKHILVADKPDEFAKQVIRLINNSELRAKISTEARRLIEERYTWDRVLRYLLNSLTW comes from the coding sequence ATGAACATCCTTTTTTTGACCTCACGCTTTCCATTTCCTCCAATAGGTGGCGATAAATTACGATTTTTTTATATCTTAAAATATTTGAGCAGAAATCATAAAGTTTCAATTTTATGTTTTACCGATAAAAAATTATCTTCCGAGTTAACATCTGCATATAAAGATTATTTTTACGAGATAAATGTTGTTTTCCTGCCAAAAATAAAATCTTATATAAACTGTATTGTCGGTTTATTTAAAGGAGTGCCACTTCAAATTTCTTATTACAAATCCAAAAAAATGGAAAATTTAGTTCAAGAAAAACTTACCAACGGCAAATTCGATATCATATTTGTTCACCTTATCAGAATGGCAGAATATGTAAAAAAATCTAACATTTATAAAATTCTTGATATGACTGACGCACAATCTTTAAATTATACAAGGGCAATGCAGTATACGCAAGGGAAATGGTCAATAATACATCGTTTTGAAAAAGATCTTGTTTTAAACTACGAAAAAAATATCTGGCGTTATTTTGATAAAACTTTTGTAGTTTCCCCAATTGACCGAGACTATCTAAAAAGTTTAGACGAGAACATTAATGTAGAGGTTCTACCAAATGGAGTTGATGTACAAAAATATTCATTTTGCTTGAATGACCATCAAAATAAAAAGATATGTTTTATTGGTAATATGAGAACATTTCCCAATACCGATGCGGCGGTCTGGTTTTGCAAAGAGATTTTCCCAATCATAAAAAAAGAGATTCCACAAGTTAAGCTTTATATCGTGGGAACTGAGCCATCAAGAAGGGTTCGTGCATTAGCAAAAATTAAAGATGTCTATGTAACTGGTGAAGTTCCAAATGTGAACGAATATGTCTGGAATTCAGAGGTCTCTGTTGCTCCAATCCGTGTGGGAGCAGGAATTCAGAACAAAATTCTTGAATCAATGGCGCTTGGCACACCTGTGGTGACGACATCTATCGGATTAGAAGGGATTGAGGCGGAACCCAATAAGCATATCTTAGTTGCTGATAAACCGGATGAATTCGCGAAACAAGTGATAAGACTGATAAATAACAGCGAACTACGTGCTAAAATATCAACCGAAGCCCGAAGACTAATTGAAGAAAGATATACCTGGGATAGGGTGTTAAGATATTTGCTAAATTCCTTGACTTGGTAG
- a CDS encoding Wzz/FepE/Etk N-terminal domain-containing protein, which produces MSENMSSALLSYISILLKRRKFIIKFIGIVTIIGIVTSFVLIQQFTATATILPPNTQQDAMFGLLSTGILGSMTTLGRLGNILPGTSTPSDLFAAVMQSDRIKDEIINKFNLMKEFKCKTMTDARKELKSITKITVNNEGIVSVSVTYKNKYLAANIANAYIEELDKFNTQTAMTVGKKYRIFIERRLKENIDSLANAEEALRKFQEKHRTVALDIEIENAIATIAKLKSEIILREVQKGTIASENGINNPFVANIDRELRELKRQLARIEFGTQDTTRKEFGAGFSMPFAKLPELSLEYARLLRELKVQEAIYELLTQQYEQAKIMEAKDTPSVQFLDRASPPEKKSFPRRGKIIMLFFAISLLLSIFLSFLLEYIQQLRKIPAWQNVFDTVVNDFRKIKQLTIQKFRRK; this is translated from the coding sequence ATGAGTGAAAATATGAGTTCTGCATTATTATCATATATCTCTATTCTTTTAAAAAGGAGAAAATTCATTATTAAATTCATTGGTATTGTTACCATTATTGGAATTGTAACAAGTTTTGTTTTAATCCAGCAATTTACTGCTACTGCCACCATTCTTCCACCGAACACCCAGCAGGACGCAATGTTCGGTTTGTTATCTACCGGAATTTTAGGAAGCATGACCACTCTTGGTAGATTAGGTAATATCCTGCCTGGAACAAGCACGCCTTCTGATTTATTTGCGGCAGTAATGCAAAGTGACCGCATAAAAGATGAGATAATTAATAAATTTAATCTTATGAAAGAATTTAAATGCAAAACTATGACTGACGCAAGAAAAGAATTAAAGAGCATTACAAAAATAACCGTAAATAATGAAGGAATTGTATCTGTAAGTGTTACTTATAAAAATAAATATTTGGCCGCGAATATTGCTAATGCATATATTGAAGAGTTAGATAAATTCAACACTCAGACTGCAATGACTGTCGGTAAAAAATATCGTATTTTTATTGAACGGCGTCTAAAGGAAAATATTGATTCACTCGCTAATGCTGAAGAAGCCTTAAGGAAATTTCAAGAGAAACATCGCACGGTTGCGTTAGACATAGAAATTGAAAATGCCATAGCAACCATTGCAAAGTTAAAAAGTGAGATTATTTTGCGTGAGGTTCAGAAAGGAACAATTGCCTCAGAGAATGGTATAAATAATCCATTTGTTGCAAATATAGATAGGGAATTGAGAGAATTAAAAAGACAATTGGCAAGGATTGAATTTGGAACACAGGATACTACAAGAAAAGAATTTGGAGCGGGATTTTCCATGCCGTTTGCCAAATTACCTGAGTTATCTTTAGAATATGCCCGATTGCTCAGGGAACTTAAAGTGCAGGAAGCAATCTATGAGCTTTTGACCCAACAGTATGAACAGGCAAAAATAATGGAAGCAAAGGATACACCATCAGTCCAATTCCTTGACAGAGCATCGCCCCCCGAAAAGAAAAGTTTTCCGCGGCGAGGCAAAATAATAATGTTATTTTTTGCAATAAGTTTATTACTAAGTATTTTCCTATCATTTCTATTGGAATATATTCAGCAATTGAGGAAAATTCCTGCCTGGCAAAATGTTTTTGATACCGTAGTAAATGACTTTCGCAAAATTAAGCAGTTAACAATACAAAAATTTAGAAGAAAATAA
- a CDS encoding glycosyltransferase family 2 protein translates to MPRISIILVNWNGAIDTIECIRSLKKCQYTNFEIIVVDNNSERNDVELLKKEFSSHIKILKNKTNLGFAGGVNTGINFALRSGSDYLLLLNNDTVVEPDFLDFLIEQGEKNEDIGILVPKICYYSAPHIIWSAGGYISRLRASGFSYGDGKHEEKFNNSKFVTFGSGCCLLIKANVLKKIGLFDENYYLYLEDADFCYRVKNAGYKIFYVGRSKILHKVNVASTRNIDVLPLYFITRNRLYFARKFFKGWFLISTLYLILTSILKSLLWTIKGDLNRVEAVRLAFTDFFKRKFGAANYFK, encoded by the coding sequence ATGCCCAGAATATCAATAATATTAGTTAACTGGAATGGTGCGATAGACACTATAGAATGTATTCGCTCTTTAAAAAAATGCCAATATACCAATTTTGAGATAATTGTCGTTGATAACAATTCAGAAAGGAATGATGTAGAATTGTTAAAAAAAGAATTTAGTTCTCATATAAAAATATTAAAAAATAAGACCAACCTTGGATTTGCGGGTGGTGTGAATACAGGGATAAATTTTGCCTTGCGGAGCGGTTCAGATTACTTATTATTATTAAATAATGATACTGTTGTAGAGCCCGATTTCTTAGACTTTCTTATAGAACAGGGAGAGAAAAATGAAGATATTGGAATTCTCGTGCCAAAAATTTGTTATTATTCAGCACCGCATATAATCTGGAGCGCGGGCGGATATATCAGTAGGCTCCGTGCGTCGGGATTCTCCTATGGAGATGGTAAACATGAAGAAAAATTTAACAATTCTAAATTTGTTACTTTTGGTTCCGGTTGCTGCCTTTTAATTAAAGCAAATGTTTTAAAGAAGATTGGTTTATTTGACGAAAATTACTATTTATATTTAGAAGATGCTGATTTTTGCTATCGCGTAAAAAATGCTGGCTATAAAATATTTTATGTTGGAAGATCTAAGATTTTACACAAAGTGAATGTTGCGAGTACAAGAAATATTGATGTGTTACCTTTGTATTTCATCACGAGGAACAGACTGTATTTCGCACGAAAATTTTTTAAAGGGTGGTTTTTAATTTCAACCCTGTACCTTATTTTAACCTCGATTCTAAAATCTTTATTATGGACGATAAAAGGCGATTTAAACAGAGTGGAGGCAGTTAGATTGGCCTTTACTGATTTTTTTAAACGCAAGTTTGGTGCTGCTAATTATTTTAAATGA
- a CDS encoding glycosyltransferase family 1 protein, whose amino-acid sequence MLLIILNDGNMNIGIDISVLEKGVTGIGRYLLGILKYLPKIDSKNRYYLFSYKRPYCGNEFYKIVATGKYLPSKLYSPFWLNIVLPKALHKYNIKLLFSPNHLTPIKLNKSKWQSIITIHDICHKIDSSYKDRFYRNYLDIFLPIAIYNCEKIITVSQFSKNELLKFYNISSNKIFVIYEFASEIFKPRVISKEMRDNLMRQLSIPEEYILYVGVIENRKNILGILKIGDIIKSKRYKIKIVLAGKPGFGFDSIMKEIKRRDNVIYLSYINDELLPYLYNLAKLFLFPSFYEGFGLPPLEAMQSGIPVLTSNVSSLPEVIGEGGIMHKPDDYEAFAEDIIRLMEDRSFYEIMSKKALNQASKFNPYKSIRTLVEVFNILA is encoded by the coding sequence GTGCTGCTAATTATTTTAAATGATGGTAATATGAATATCGGAATTGATATTAGTGTTTTAGAAAAGGGTGTGACAGGAATAGGCAGATATTTATTGGGTATTTTGAAATATTTACCCAAGATAGATAGTAAAAATAGGTATTATTTATTTTCATACAAAAGGCCTTATTGTGGGAATGAATTTTACAAAATTGTAGCAACAGGCAAGTATCTGCCATCAAAATTATATTCTCCTTTTTGGCTAAATATAGTCTTGCCCAAAGCGTTGCATAAATATAATATCAAATTATTATTTTCTCCTAATCACCTTACTCCAATAAAGTTAAATAAATCAAAATGGCAAAGCATAATTACAATTCACGATATCTGCCACAAAATTGATTCCTCTTATAAAGACCGTTTCTATCGTAATTATCTGGATATATTTTTACCTATTGCAATTTACAATTGTGAGAAGATTATAACTGTATCCCAATTTTCCAAAAACGAATTGCTGAAATTTTATAACATATCTTCTAACAAGATTTTCGTTATATATGAGTTTGCCTCAGAAATTTTTAAACCACGGGTTATAAGTAAAGAAATGCGCGATAATTTGATGCGACAACTATCAATCCCGGAAGAGTATATCTTATATGTGGGAGTTATCGAAAATCGTAAAAATATTTTAGGTATTTTGAAAATTGGTGATATAATTAAAAGCAAACGATACAAAATAAAAATAGTTCTGGCTGGCAAACCAGGTTTTGGGTTCGATTCAATTATGAAAGAAATAAAACGCCGTGATAATGTGATATATTTGAGTTATATAAATGATGAGTTATTACCTTATTTGTATAATCTGGCTAAATTATTTCTTTTTCCATCTTTTTATGAAGGATTTGGTTTGCCACCTTTAGAAGCAATGCAGTCAGGTATCCCTGTTTTAACTTCTAATGTGTCTTCACTCCCAGAAGTTATCGGTGAGGGCGGTATAATGCATAAACCAGATGATTACGAAGCATTTGCCGAGGATATAATAAGATTGATGGAGGATCGGTCCTTTTATGAAATAATGAGTAAAAAAGCGCTTAATCAGGCGAGTAAATTTAATCCCTATAAATCAATTCGTACATTAGTAGAAGTTTTTAATATTTTAGCGTAA
- a CDS encoding polysaccharide biosynthesis C-terminal domain-containing protein, whose protein sequence is MEEIHQFGYLIKKFGRDTIIYFPAKIIPGLTIIFFTAIFTRVFKPEFYGQYIIIITTTTIITAIFSQWLLQSILRYRAQYIYYNMEFIFNINLFKILIFISLLLILLYTVLYPFKKILHQYEKFYLVSLLIIVADIWFTVVLTIFQADTKANIFTLYTILNAFFKLGLSLIFVFVIKMDISGLLWGAFLSSFILVTPIIFTLFVAKKSFEESTEKDKQKALFINLFKQFFGYGFPMVGWFIGSELLMVSDRYFLQIFRGSNEVGIYSTNYSLISSAISFITVPLLNAAHPLIMKANVDSSFKLNEIKKLINAFSRYFLLLVYPITTYIVLLKGEFVRIFLGPGYREGSIIFPIIAPGILLWFFAMFGHKGLELREKTNKMFLYVLVCAIMKLILNVFFIPPYGYIGAAITTLICFSLYPVLVYFGTKNDIEWSIPWMTIIKLAVVLIPLIVAVYVIKHFITHYMIVLIVSLFVVVIVYIIMLFIFQEIQPGEIIAAKLFLKRLFKL, encoded by the coding sequence ATGGAAGAAATACATCAATTTGGATATTTAATAAAAAAATTCGGCAGGGACACAATTATATATTTTCCGGCAAAAATTATTCCAGGATTAACCATTATTTTTTTTACTGCGATATTTACTCGTGTTTTTAAACCAGAATTTTATGGGCAATATATTATCATAATTACTACTACTACTATCATTACCGCGATATTTTCACAATGGTTATTGCAATCAATTCTTCGTTATAGGGCACAATATATATATTATAATATGGAGTTTATATTTAATATAAATCTTTTTAAGATACTTATATTTATATCCTTATTGCTGATACTTTTATATACTGTTCTTTATCCTTTTAAGAAAATACTACATCAATATGAAAAATTTTATCTGGTTTCATTATTGATAATTGTCGCTGATATATGGTTTACTGTAGTCTTGACTATTTTCCAAGCGGACACCAAGGCAAATATATTTACTTTATACACCATTTTAAATGCATTTTTTAAATTAGGTTTATCTTTAATTTTTGTGTTTGTAATAAAAATGGATATTTCCGGACTTCTCTGGGGCGCTTTTTTATCTTCTTTTATACTTGTCACACCGATTATATTTACATTATTTGTCGCAAAAAAGTCATTTGAGGAATCTACAGAAAAAGATAAACAGAAGGCTTTATTTATAAACTTATTTAAACAATTTTTTGGTTATGGATTTCCCATGGTCGGTTGGTTTATAGGCTCTGAATTACTTATGGTATCTGACAGATATTTTTTGCAAATCTTCCGCGGAAGTAATGAAGTAGGCATTTACAGCACAAACTATAGCTTAATATCTTCGGCAATATCCTTTATTACTGTTCCTCTGCTAAATGCTGCACACCCTTTAATAATGAAGGCAAATGTTGATTCTTCTTTTAAACTCAATGAAATTAAAAAATTAATAAATGCATTTTCAAGATATTTTTTACTTTTAGTTTATCCGATCACTACATATATAGTGCTACTAAAAGGTGAGTTTGTTCGTATATTTTTGGGTCCTGGATATAGAGAGGGTTCAATTATTTTCCCGATTATAGCACCTGGCATACTCTTGTGGTTTTTTGCAATGTTTGGACATAAAGGCCTTGAATTGAGAGAAAAAACAAATAAAATGTTTTTATATGTTTTGGTGTGTGCAATTATGAAGTTGATTTTAAATGTATTTTTCATACCGCCCTATGGATACATAGGTGCTGCTATAACTACACTTATATGTTTTTCATTATATCCGGTGCTGGTATATTTTGGTACAAAAAATGATATAGAGTGGAGCATACCATGGATGACCATCATAAAACTGGCAGTAGTGTTGATTCCTTTGATTGTCGCCGTTTATGTTATAAAGCATTTTATTACACACTATATGATTGTTTTAATTGTCAGCCTATTTGTAGTGGTTATAGTCTATATTATTATGCTTTTCATTTTCCAAGAAATACAACCAGGTGAAATAATTGCAGCTAAACTTTTTCTGAAAAGGTTGTTTAAATTATGA
- a CDS encoding NAD(P)-dependent oxidoreductase, whose protein sequence is MRILIIGHTGFIGKFLTYKLVEKSHKVIGLDVKEPSDEQKNICESICGNILSPADVTKSLHGVELVISLAAKHHDFGITKEEYFRVNEGGTINLLNCMSKLNINNLIFYSSVAVYGTQDKPTTEDSFTTPDTDYGKSKLAAEKAILKWVEENNTRSAIIIRPTVIYGPENYGNVYNLIDKIYKRRFIFVGDGSNIKSVAYVENLVDATIFLMNYLKPGVNIFNYSDEPQMTTREIVNIITEFMPHGIPKIKIPLSIATTAGSIFDILGKVSGYNFPITAARMKKFNTATHHKSEKIRRLGFEQKISIKEGFKRMVEWYLTSVKSSK, encoded by the coding sequence ATGAGAATTCTTATAATCGGGCATACCGGATTCATTGGCAAGTTTTTGACTTATAAACTGGTAGAAAAAAGTCATAAAGTGATTGGTTTGGATGTTAAAGAACCGTCTGACGAGCAAAAAAATATCTGTGAAAGTATTTGCGGAAATATTTTATCACCAGCAGATGTAACAAAATCACTCCATGGTGTGGAGCTTGTTATCTCACTCGCAGCAAAACATCACGATTTCGGTATTACAAAAGAAGAGTATTTTAGAGTAAATGAAGGTGGAACTATAAATCTTCTCAATTGTATGTCAAAATTAAATATAAATAATCTTATTTTTTATAGCAGTGTTGCGGTCTATGGAACGCAAGATAAACCAACAACTGAAGATAGTTTTACTACACCGGATACTGATTATGGTAAGTCAAAATTAGCAGCGGAAAAAGCAATCCTCAAATGGGTTGAAGAAAATAATACCAGAAGTGCAATTATAATAAGGCCAACGGTCATCTATGGACCAGAAAATTATGGCAATGTTTATAATCTAATTGATAAAATATATAAGAGGCGCTTCATCTTTGTGGGAGATGGTTCAAATATCAAATCCGTTGCCTATGTTGAAAATCTTGTTGATGCAACTATTTTCTTAATGAATTATTTAAAACCAGGTGTTAATATTTTCAATTATTCTGATGAACCCCAGATGACGACCCGGGAAATTGTTAATATAATAACCGAGTTTATGCCGCACGGTATCCCTAAAATTAAAATTCCATTATCAATAGCAACTACCGCGGGAAGTATTTTTGACATTCTGGGAAAAGTATCTGGATATAATTTTCCAATTACTGCTGCAAGAATGAAAAAATTTAATACTGCCACACACCACAAATCAGAGAAAATCAGGCGGTTAGGCTTTGAACAAAAAATTTCAATAAAAGAAGGATTTAAAAGGATGGTTGAGTGGTATTTAACATCGGTAAAAAGTAGCAAGTAG
- a CDS encoding O-antigen polymerase: MSYLSIVCFLLCVFLLLDSRRKSVDLFSPSRVFAFVWALAIGLADLKLSYFQHKWDLYSWITLLLGIFSLLTGIFGAYLVYSKERLLYVDEIRRYYFNYAINGKRLFYSLVILIGIYFISYITEVILEGYLPFWASIPDRARVEWGVFGIHLLVNSMPTILFLVSIYFIFIKQNKKKKILLMVLSLLIIISYFFTLQRFNLTIWILMLLALLYYTTKRVSLKHILLIGILLAIIISLIQKVRLVAYVQNYIYVISKMKYPATFSIFTEPYMYIVMNLENFARGVSNLENFTYGYFTGDFILALIGVKHWLAETFNIIERPFLICGYNTFSFFWPYYYDYGVLGVVMFPFLVGAATGFAYYSLRTSPNLLNLSVYSMAFYILVISFFTNPLTMLNTVFNIFLTIAIIISIDSRKS, encoded by the coding sequence ATGAGTTATTTATCTATCGTTTGTTTTTTGCTTTGTGTTTTCTTACTCCTTGATAGTCGCAGAAAGTCTGTTGATTTATTCTCGCCATCACGGGTTTTTGCATTTGTATGGGCGCTTGCGATTGGGCTTGCAGATTTAAAATTAAGTTATTTTCAACATAAATGGGATTTATATAGTTGGATTACGCTCTTACTAGGTATTTTTTCGTTGTTGACGGGTATTTTTGGCGCATATCTGGTCTATTCAAAGGAACGATTATTATATGTTGACGAAATAAGAAGATATTATTTCAATTATGCCATTAATGGAAAAAGACTATTTTATTCTTTAGTGATACTGATTGGTATTTATTTCATTAGTTATATCACCGAAGTAATTTTAGAAGGCTATCTACCTTTTTGGGCTTCAATTCCAGATAGAGCTAGAGTTGAGTGGGGGGTTTTTGGCATTCATCTTTTGGTAAATTCAATGCCAACGATCCTTTTTTTGGTATCAATATACTTCATTTTCATAAAGCAAAACAAAAAGAAGAAAATTTTACTTATGGTATTGTCTTTATTAATAATAATAAGCTATTTTTTTACATTACAGAGGTTTAATCTGACAATATGGATTTTAATGTTATTAGCACTCTTGTATTATACTACAAAACGTGTAAGTTTAAAGCATATCTTACTGATTGGTATTTTATTAGCCATTATCATAAGTTTAATACAAAAGGTTAGATTGGTTGCGTATGTGCAAAATTATATTTATGTAATTTCTAAAATGAAATATCCTGCAACCTTCTCAATTTTTACGGAGCCCTATATGTATATAGTTATGAATTTAGAAAATTTTGCGCGGGGTGTAAGTAATTTAGAAAACTTTACATATGGTTATTTCACTGGCGACTTTATTCTTGCGCTTATAGGAGTAAAACACTGGCTGGCAGAGACTTTTAATATTATAGAAAGGCCTTTTTTGATTTGTGGATACAATACTTTTTCATTTTTCTGGCCATATTATTATGACTACGGTGTTTTAGGTGTGGTTATGTTTCCATTTCTCGTCGGCGCCGCAACGGGATTTGCTTATTACTCATTGCGGACCTCTCCCAATTTATTAAATCTTAGTGTATATTCAATGGCTTTTTATATCCTTGTAATTTCTTTTTTCACGAACCCTCTTACAATGTTAAATACGGTGTTTAATATATTTTTAACGATTGCTATCATCATATCAATAGATTCAAGAAAATCTTAA